The sequence TTCGCCTATGACGTCTTTAAGAAAGAAGGCTACACGATAGACTTCATAAGTCCTCAAGGTGGTGCTATCCCAATCGGATACATCTATTCAGACACTTTACTCAAAAAATACCTCTACGATGGAGCATTCATGGACATGCTTGAGTACACCAGGAAACCCACCGAGGTAGACCCAAATGACTATGCCGCCATTTTCTATGCCGGAGGTGGAAGCGCCATGTTTGGTGTTCCATTTGACGATTCTATTCAAAAAATAGCTACTGATATCTACAAAAGAGAAGATGGAATTGTATCAGCTGTGTGTCATGGCACGGCAGGCATTGCAAACATCAAGAATGATGATGGTACTTTTCTAGTTGCAGGAAAAAAAGTAAACGGATTCCCTGATCTCTTCGAAAACAAAGAAGGTGCTTACTTCCAAGAATTTCCATTTTCTATTGAAAAGCAAATACAAAAAAATGGAGGCATTTTCAACTACTCTTCAGAAGGATGGGACGGCTATCTAGAAGTAGACGGAAAACTCATCACTGGACAAGATCCATCCTCCTCCGCATTAGTCGCTCAAGCTGTTGTTGACAGGCTTAAAAAGCAATCATAAAATTCAAAAACTAAAGATAATCTCAATGAAAAAACTATTCATATTTCTATTTATATGTCTCATTCAAGTCAGTATAGCACAGACTACTGAAGACATAGATGAACTTTACGCAGGCTTTGATAGCAATCATCCTGCAGTTGCGGCCGTCGTGCTCCACAAAGGAGAAATCATTTACCAAAAAGCTTATGGTAGCGTCAATTTGGATCATAAAATCCCCGCAACGATTGACACCAAATTTCAGCTAGGAGGCTTATCAAAGCATTTCGTTGCTTACGCCACGTTCCTACTGGAAGAAAGAGGCATCATTTCTTTGGATGATGACATTCGAAAGTATGTAAGCGACTTGCCTAGATATGATGATAAAATCACCATTAGTCACTTGCTATCTCAAACAAGTGGCTTTCCAGATTTTTGGACAATGAAAAACATAGCTGGCTGGCATAGGGATGATGTCTTCACCCAAGCTCATGCGATGGATATGATTAAACAGATGAGGCCTGCATTTAAACCAGGCGAAGACTACATCTATTCAAATACCAATCAACTGCTGCTAGCAGAGATTATAGCCAGCGCATCAGGAAAATCATTCAGTGAGTTCTTAAATGAGGAACTATTCCAACCACTTGACATGACGAACACGGTAGTGCTG is a genomic window of Marinobacter alexandrii containing:
- a CDS encoding type 1 glutamine amidotransferase domain-containing protein, coding for MKTYPFILVLALLCSCSLKPVEQSGGKILFVVSNAHYYGDSDINTANHFAEIVFAYDVFKKEGYTIDFISPQGGAIPIGYIYSDTLLKKYLYDGAFMDMLEYTRKPTEVDPNDYAAIFYAGGGSAMFGVPFDDSIQKIATDIYKREDGIVSAVCHGTAGIANIKNDDGTFLVAGKKVNGFPDLFENKEGAYFQEFPFSIEKQIQKNGGIFNYSSEGWDGYLEVDGKLITGQDPSSSALVAQAVVDRLKKQS